The DNA region TAACTTCTTTATTTTTTAGAATAAGATTATTTACTATTTCTAAGTAGACTTCTTTTTTCTTAGTTGTTTGTGCAATAGTAGCCACTTTATCGTATTTAAAAGAGACTTTATCTAAATCTTTAGGTGTTAATACTACATGGACATCATCTTGGTTTTTACCATAAGATTTAACCCCTTTAACTTCAGGATGTTCTTCGTCACCAAAAATTACAATAGAGTAATCTTTTTCTGACATTTTTTTTACAATTTGTTGTGGTGTTGTTACAAATGGACAAGTAGCATTTATTACTTTTGCGTCTTTTTGTCTTAAGTTTTTTAAATCATCTTTAGGAATACCATGTGTTCTTATAATTACTGTATCATCAGGTTTTACGTCAGTTAAATTATTATAGAGTCCAACATTATAATCATTTTTTAA from Arcobacter sp. LA11 includes:
- a CDS encoding 4-hydroxy-3-methylbut-2-enyl diphosphate reductase codes for the protein MKVRLASSYGFCFGVKRAIKIAEGYQDSATMGPLIHNQNEIDRLKNDYNVGLYNNLTDVKPDDTVIIRTHGIPKDDLKNLRQKDAKVINATCPFVTTPQQIVKKMSEKDYSIVIFGDEEHPEVKGVKSYGKNQDDVHVVLTPKDLDKVSFKYDKVATIAQTTKKKEVYLEIVNNLILKNKEVRVFNTICDATFENQDAARELSKEVDIMVVIGGKNSSNTKQLHSICLESCKNSYLIENSSELDSSWFKNKTLCGITAGASTPDWIIQQVVNEIEKY